In the Nocardia asteroides genome, GCATGCGGGCACCGCGGCCGGGGCGACGATCGCGGCGTGCGCGGTAGCGCTGTTCTTCGGCTCCGCCCTGCTTGCCGCGCTGCGCGAGCGGCTGCGTCGCGGTGCCCGCCCGGCGGCGGCGGTGGCCGCGGTCGCCGCGGTTCTGGCGGGCTGCGCCGCCGACCCGGTGCTCGCGCCGGAGGCGGAGGCTCCGCACGGCTACGTCGAGGGCGCGGAGGAGACCGCCGAGGAGCAGCCGAGGCTGGTGCTCGCCGACGCCGGAACCGGCGAGATCCGGGTGCTCGACCTGATCACGGAGGAGCTCACCCGGCTCGACCCGCTCCCCGGCGTCACCGCCGCCACGAGCGACGGCCGCTACGCCTACCTCTCCGCCGACGGCACCGTACGGGTCGCCGACGCCGGCGCCTGGATGGTCGACCACGACGACCACGCGCACTACTACCGCACGGCCCCCGGCGTCCGCGGCGAGTTCACCGCGCCCCCCGTCGTCACGGCCGCGGCCGATCGCGCTGTCGCCGTGCTCGACTCGGGCGATACCGCCACCGTCCTCGACCGCACCGCGCTGGACGCGGGCCGCGTCCCCGCTCCGGTGACCGTGCCCGGCGCCACCCTCCCGATCGACGGCGCCCTGGCCAGCGTCGACCCCGCGAGCGGGCAGGTGCGGCTGCGCGAACGCGACGGCACCGTCCGCCGCACCCTCGCCGAGCCCTGCCCCGAACCACGGGCAGCGGCCGTGACCAGGCGCGGCGCCGTATTCAGCTGCGCGACAGGCGCGCTCGTGGTCGCCGGGGAGACCGCCCGCACGGTCCCGTACCCCCCTGGCACCGCCCCGGAAGACCGCGCCACCGCCTTCACCCAGCGCCCCGGCGCGAGCGCGCTCACCGCCCCGGCGGGCCGGCGCGGGCTCTGGCTGCTCGACGTCGCCCGCGGCACCTGGACCCGCTTCGACACCGGCCCGGTCCTTGCCGCCGCCACCGCGGGGGAGGGAACCCCCGTGCTCGCACTCGCCCCGGACGGCGTGCTCCGCGCCCTCGACCCCGCGACCGGCGCCGAACTCGCCCGCCGCCCGCTGACCACCCCCGGCGCCCCCGCCCGGATCGCCGTCGACACCACCCGCGCCTACCTCACCGACCCGGAGCGCCGCCTCGTGTACGAGATCGACTACCTGGACGACCTGCGCGTCGCCCGTGCCTTCCCGCTCGACATCACCCCCGCGCACCTCGCCCGGGCCGGCCGATGAGGCGCCTGTTCACAGCGGTGCTCGCCGGGCTGACCGTGCTCACCGCCGCGGCCTG is a window encoding:
- the aztB gene encoding zinc ABC transporter permease AztB; its protein translation is MDWLFDPFAVTFVRRALWGGLLVSCLCAIAGTWVVVRGMAFLGEAMAHGMLPGVAVAALLGGNLLAGAAVSAVAMAAGVSVLGRNRRFTPDVAIGLLFVAMLSLGVLIVSRSASFAVDLTGYLFGDVLAIGAGDLRLLAGAVLLAAVLAAAGHRGFTALTFEPRIAEVLGLRPRLARAGLLALVTLAVVGSFHLAGTLLVFGLLIAPPAAATYWAHRIPTTMLLAAVFGSVATVAGLLVSWHAGTAAGATIAACAVALFFGSALLAALRERLRRGARPAAAVAAVAAVLAGCAADPVLAPEAEAPHGYVEGAEETAEEQPRLVLADAGTGEIRVLDLITEELTRLDPLPGVTAATSDGRYAYLSADGTVRVADAGAWMVDHDDHAHYYRTAPGVRGEFTAPPVVTAAADRAVAVLDSGDTATVLDRTALDAGRVPAPVTVPGATLPIDGALASVDPASGQVRLRERDGTVRRTLAEPCPEPRAAAVTRRGAVFSCATGALVVAGETARTVPYPPGTAPEDRATAFTQRPGASALTAPAGRRGLWLLDVARGTWTRFDTGPVLAAATAGEGTPVLALAPDGVLRALDPATGAELARRPLTTPGAPARIAVDTTRAYLTDPERRLVYEIDYLDDLRVARAFPLDITPAHLARAGR